One stretch of Leadbetterella byssophila DSM 17132 DNA includes these proteins:
- a CDS encoding dihydrofolate reductase family protein → MTFFVNLINELAFAYCVARLKLFALISAPSQSPGLLAVIAKTTSLTIMRKVILDLAVTLDGYIEGPNGEIDWCILDNDMEFDKFIESVDTIFYGRVSYDAWGNYQPENDANDSVKAIWKAIHSKNKIVFTRQIRNDNNVTYINSDITQSVEQIKAKDGKDIWLYGGAKLIETFVDRKLIDIYRLSVHPVVLGNGKPLFENLKQRLNLELLSVKKFRSGVVQLIYKNEK, encoded by the coding sequence TTGACTTTTTTTGTAAATTTAATCAATGAATTGGCTTTTGCTTACTGTGTCGCTAGATTGAAACTTTTTGCTTTAATTTCCGCTCCTTCACAAAGCCCCGGCTTGTTAGCGGTCATTGCAAAAACAACATCCTTAACCATTATGAGAAAAGTAATACTTGATTTGGCTGTAACTTTAGATGGATACATTGAAGGTCCAAATGGTGAAATTGATTGGTGTATTTTAGATAATGATATGGAGTTCGATAAGTTTATCGAAAGTGTAGACACCATATTTTACGGCCGAGTGAGTTACGATGCTTGGGGAAATTATCAACCCGAAAATGATGCTAATGATAGTGTAAAAGCTATTTGGAAAGCCATTCATTCTAAAAATAAAATCGTATTCACAAGACAAATCCGAAACGATAATAATGTCACTTATATAAACTCAGATATTACGCAAAGTGTAGAACAGATAAAAGCTAAGGATGGAAAAGATATTTGGTTGTATGGCGGAGCAAAACTGATCGAAACATTTGTAGATAGGAAGCTAATTGATATTTATAGATTATCAGTTCATCCAGTCGTGCTGGGAAATGGGAAACCATTATTTGAAAATCTGAAACAACGATTGAACTTAGAATTATTAAGTGTCAAAAAATTTAGATCAGGAGTCGTTCAATTAATTTATAAAAATGAGAAATAA
- a CDS encoding YdeI/OmpD-associated family protein yields MKIELNPQVDKYLIDGCMRCKFGGTPQCKVNTWREELETLRQIVLETGLKEEIKWGVPVYTHNGKNVLSVAALKDFATIGLFKGVLLTDSNKILQQQGSLQSDRIVRFTKTTDIIKLEEVLKSYIKEAITIEEQEKKVEFKKNPEPIPEELLQAFEQDPAFKKAFYALTSGRQRGYIIHFSQPKQLQTRIGRIEKYKPQIFDGVGLNDKYSCSQKTSTSNSGLAQWRVKSKIEV; encoded by the coding sequence ATGAAAATAGAATTAAATCCGCAAGTAGATAAATATCTTATTGACGGCTGTATGCGTTGTAAATTCGGTGGAACACCGCAATGCAAAGTCAATACTTGGCGTGAAGAATTAGAAACGCTAAGGCAAATTGTTTTAGAAACAGGTTTGAAAGAAGAGATAAAATGGGGTGTTCCTGTTTATACGCACAACGGAAAAAATGTGTTGTCCGTAGCAGCATTAAAAGATTTTGCAACTATTGGGCTTTTCAAAGGCGTTTTATTGACCGACAGCAATAAAATTCTTCAACAACAAGGCAGTTTGCAATCCGACAGAATTGTAAGATTTACTAAAACAACCGACATAATAAAATTAGAAGAAGTTTTGAAATCCTACATAAAAGAAGCCATTACCATAGAAGAGCAGGAAAAGAAAGTAGAATTTAAGAAAAATCCCGAACCAATTCCCGAAGAACTACTACAAGCGTTTGAACAAGACCCTGCATTTAAAAAAGCCTTTTACGCCCTGACATCAGGACGGCAAAGGGGCTATATCATTCACTTTTCCCAACCCAAACAACTGCAAACAAGAATTGGACGAATTGAAAAATACAAGCCACAGATTTTTGACGGTGTAGGACTAAACGACAAGTATAGTTGCTCACAGAAAACTTCTACTTCCAACAGCGGCTTGGCGCAATGGCGGGTTAAGTCCAAAATTGAAGTTTAG
- a CDS encoding DoxX family protein, producing the protein MKKRDKIIYWVASIWLAVAMIASGIQQIFTIGGFVEIMERLEYPTYFSVILGVWKIAGVVTILIPKFPLLKEWAYAGFFFVMSGAIFSHLAVGDEAVELFTPIFLLVLTVVSWYFRPNDRKISINQQ; encoded by the coding sequence ATGAAAAAGCGGGATAAAATTATCTATTGGGTGGCGAGCATTTGGTTGGCAGTAGCAATGATTGCAAGCGGAATACAACAAATTTTTACGATAGGCGGATTTGTTGAAATAATGGAAAGGTTAGAATATCCAACCTATTTTTCTGTCATTCTTGGCGTTTGGAAAATTGCAGGTGTTGTGACAATACTAATTCCGAAATTTCCATTATTGAAAGAATGGGCTTATGCAGGATTTTTCTTTGTAATGTCGGGAGCAATTTTTTCTCATTTGGCAGTTGGCGATGAAGCGGTAGAATTGTTTACACCAATATTTCTTTTAGTATTAACTGTTGTGTCGTGGTATTTCAGACCGAATGACCGTAAAATTTCAATCAATCAACAATGA
- a CDS encoding SRPBCC family protein, translating into MEQLTKVNAEDGKQEIVITREFDLPLELLFKAYEEPELFEQWMGTKVLKMENKKHGSYAFETSYNGNVVFRANGTIHEFVPNQKITRTFEMENTAFPVQLEYLEFEKLTDETSKLTMHIVFKSIEFRNQLLQMPFAQGINMAHNKLQEIVNKLR; encoded by the coding sequence ATGGAACAACTAACAAAAGTAAATGCCGAAGATGGCAAACAAGAAATCGTAATTACAAGGGAATTTGACTTGCCTTTGGAGTTACTTTTTAAAGCATACGAAGAACCCGAACTTTTTGAGCAATGGATGGGAACGAAAGTGCTGAAAATGGAAAACAAAAAACACGGTTCTTATGCCTTTGAAACATCATACAACGGAAATGTGGTGTTTCGTGCAAATGGAACAATACACGAGTTTGTTCCGAACCAAAAAATCACACGAACATTTGAAATGGAAAACACAGCATTTCCTGTTCAGCTTGAATATTTGGAATTTGAAAAACTGACAGACGAAACAAGCAAACTAACAATGCACATCGTTTTTAAATCCATTGAGTTCAGAAACCAACTTTTACAAATGCCATTTGCACAAGGCATCAATATGGCACATAACAAACTACAAGAAATCGTAAACAAATTAAGATAA
- a CDS encoding ArsR/SmtB family transcription factor codes for MNLRRDVFQAIADPTRRTILLLVASQSMTAGAIASNFDTARPTVSKHLQILTECDLLKQEQSGREVYYHINAKKMKEVADFIEPFRKMWDDRFNKLEAVMKNYKNQ; via the coding sequence ATGAATTTAAGACGAGATGTTTTTCAAGCGATTGCAGACCCGACAAGACGGACAATACTTCTGTTAGTGGCTTCGCAATCTATGACAGCAGGTGCAATCGCTTCAAACTTTGACACAGCACGACCAACTGTTTCAAAGCATTTGCAAATACTTACCGAATGTGATTTGCTCAAACAAGAGCAAAGCGGTAGGGAAGTTTATTATCACATCAACGCAAAAAAAATGAAAGAAGTGGCAGACTTTATTGAACCGTTCCGCAAAATGTGGGACGACAGATTTAACAAGTTGGAAGCCGTAATGAAAAACTATAAAAACCAATAG
- a CDS encoding class I SAM-dependent methyltransferase: MKENKYDDLIFFEQYEQMNRSQKGLEAAGEWHVLKDMLPDFSEKDILDLGCGFGWHCRYAIEKGARSVVGVDISEKMLEKAKKINSLQGIEYVNKPLEDVDYPDEKFDIVLSSLTFHYIESFDVICKNVYNWLKPKGCFVFSVEHPIFTAFGNQDWIYGDTREKLYWPVDNYFKEGKREAVFLGEKVIKYHKTLTNYINTLLRNGFKINELIEPQPSEEMLKDFPEMKDEMRRPMMLLVSAEK, translated from the coding sequence ATGAAAGAAAACAAGTACGATGATTTGATATTTTTTGAGCAATACGAACAAATGAATCGTTCGCAAAAAGGGCTTGAAGCCGCAGGCGAATGGCATGTGCTCAAAGATATGTTGCCGGATTTTTCAGAAAAAGATATTCTTGATTTAGGTTGCGGATTTGGTTGGCACTGTCGATATGCGATAGAAAAAGGCGCAAGGTCGGTTGTCGGTGTCGATATTTCCGAGAAAATGCTTGAAAAGGCTAAGAAAATAAATAGTTTGCAAGGAATTGAATACGTTAATAAGCCTCTTGAAGATGTTGACTATCCAGATGAAAAATTTGATATTGTATTGAGTTCTTTGACATTTCATTACATAGAATCGTTTGATGTTATCTGCAAGAATGTCTATAACTGGCTTAAACCGAAAGGATGTTTTGTTTTTTCGGTTGAACACCCCATTTTTACAGCATTCGGAAATCAAGATTGGATATATGGAGACACAAGAGAGAAACTTTATTGGCCAGTTGATAATTATTTTAAGGAGGGAAAACGAGAGGCTGTGTTTTTAGGCGAAAAGGTGATAAAATATCACAAAACTTTGACCAACTATATAAACACATTGTTGAGAAACGGTTTCAAAATCAACGAACTTATAGAACCCCAACCAAGTGAAGAAATGTTGAAAGATTTTCCGGAAATGAAAGATGAAATGCGTCGACCGATGATGTTATTGGTTTCGGCAGAAAAATGA
- a CDS encoding Abi family protein encodes MRYSDFASVMTNARMNRYLLACGGNTRKTMTLYRKNLQLTQELFTVISCFEVALRNAIDAVVSPLLGNDWLRNAAATGGIFDTPRCRLTRDNINDAIKKLHTYSHYKLVAELGFGFWRFMFAQNQFNATGRILLRVFPSKPTSTPAIQYNNIYIFNQLAQLNDIRNRMAHHEPICFLPGQPIKDTTYARQHYNLILQLFQWMQIDEAALLYGLDHINTVCNEIDNL; translated from the coding sequence ATGAGATATAGCGACTTTGCCAGTGTAATGACTAATGCCCGGATGAACCGCTATTTATTAGCTTGCGGAGGTAATACTCGTAAAACAATGACGCTCTATCGAAAGAATTTACAACTGACTCAAGAGCTGTTTACTGTAATCAGTTGTTTTGAAGTAGCACTAAGAAATGCTATAGATGCTGTAGTTTCGCCCTTATTAGGTAACGACTGGTTAAGAAATGCTGCCGCTACTGGTGGAATATTTGATACGCCAAGATGTCGTTTAACAAGAGATAATATTAACGATGCCATAAAAAAACTGCATACTTACAGTCATTATAAATTGGTTGCAGAATTAGGGTTTGGATTTTGGCGTTTTATGTTTGCCCAAAACCAATTTAATGCCACAGGACGAATATTATTGCGGGTCTTTCCATCAAAGCCAACATCAACACCTGCTATACAATATAACAACATTTATATTTTTAACCAATTGGCTCAACTCAATGATATTAGAAACCGTATGGCACACCATGAACCCATATGCTTTTTACCAGGGCAACCCATAAAAGATACCACCTATGCCAGACAACACTATAATTTAATTTTGCAATTGTTTCAATGGATGCAGATTGATGAAGCGGCTTTACTTTATGGTTTAGATCACATAAATACAGTTTGCAACGAAATTGATAATTTATGA
- a CDS encoding DDE-type integrase/transposase/recombinase, producing the protein MKENNLLKFQRSNTKRISRNWVKELVPIVQREFAFLEFDIKYVYIQGKRTNAQVLTILDVFSRWQLGQYIANSIKSEDVINLFEQILQTYPMPKQFIVRNDNGSQFEALIVQEYLKQKGITQEFTKPATPQQNGHIEAYHSILESAVCQRFEFESLQEFKQVMIRWKKFYNFERIHGGLHYKSPRKFLESIGVKIDPNW; encoded by the coding sequence ATGAAGGAAAACAATTTATTAAAATTTCAACGCAGTAATACCAAGAGAATAAGTAGGAACTGGGTAAAAGAACTCGTTCCCATTGTACAAAGAGAATTTGCATTCCTAGAATTTGATATTAAATATGTATATATCCAAGGAAAACGCACAAATGCGCAAGTACTGACAATTTTGGATGTTTTTTCGAGATGGCAATTGGGACAATACATCGCAAATTCTATTAAATCTGAAGATGTAATAAATCTATTTGAACAAATTTTACAAACTTATCCGATGCCAAAGCAATTTATAGTAAGAAACGATAATGGCTCACAATTCGAAGCTTTAATAGTTCAAGAATATCTAAAACAAAAAGGTATAACTCAGGAATTTACAAAACCGGCAACACCTCAACAGAATGGACATATAGAAGCCTACCATTCAATTCTGGAAAGTGCTGTATGTCAACGATTTGAATTTGAAAGCCTACAAGAATTTAAACAAGTAATGATAAGATGGAAAAAATTCTATAATTTCGAAAGAATACATGGCGGTCTTCACTATAAGTCCCCTAGAAAATTCCTCGAATCAATTGGTGTAAAAATTGATCCGAATTGGTGA
- a CDS encoding transposase, with the protein MSKHRKTWSLEEKEKIVLHSIQHGVSYSSREFGVSTVSIYNWKEKFEKLGKSGLEAGAMTDAERELKQLRRENEALKRIVAEKELAIQIKDSLLKKSQSLKK; encoded by the coding sequence ATGTCAAAACATCGAAAAACATGGAGTTTGGAGGAGAAAGAGAAGATTGTACTTCATTCTATCCAGCACGGCGTAAGTTATTCATCGCGAGAATTTGGGGTTTCTACTGTGAGTATTTATAATTGGAAAGAGAAATTTGAGAAGTTAGGCAAAAGTGGCTTGGAAGCAGGAGCAATGACAGATGCCGAGCGTGAACTCAAACAATTACGTCGTGAAAACGAAGCTCTAAAAAGGATAGTTGCTGAAAAAGAGTTAGCTATTCAAATTAAAGATTCCCTTTTAAAAAAAAGTCAATCTCTAAAGAAATAA
- a CDS encoding serine hydrolase domain-containing protein: MSKLSDQTLELLSKEYLNISGLAIAKDGKIAYEYFARDSEKDAKIHVASVTKSVFSILVGIALEKQYIKSIHEKIISYFPDLKISSRNKTLSQLEIKHLLTMTASYKFRSEPYSKVFSTQNWGWTALQLLGGIKPIGEFHYTTIGIQVLSSILEQTTQMNINAFATKYLFTPLRIIPPETLPIDSRETYFKFIKNHYSNGWAADPQGTNTSGWGLMLSVHDLLKIGQLYLQNGQWEGKSIVSSQWVEESTTTHSFWENKPYGYLWWILDDETFAAIGDGGNIIYVNRSKNLVIGIVSHFVPRSKDRIDFIENHLIPVYNL; encoded by the coding sequence ATGTCAAAGCTATCAGATCAAACTCTTGAGCTCCTAAGTAAAGAATATCTGAATATTTCAGGATTAGCCATTGCGAAGGATGGAAAAATCGCATACGAGTATTTTGCTCGAGATTCCGAAAAGGATGCAAAAATTCACGTGGCATCTGTCACCAAAAGTGTATTTTCCATACTCGTTGGCATTGCCTTGGAAAAGCAATACATCAAAAGCATCCATGAAAAGATTATAAGCTACTTTCCTGACCTGAAAATCAGCAGCAGAAATAAGACACTCTCTCAACTGGAAATAAAACATCTGCTGACGATGACTGCGTCGTATAAATTCCGGTCGGAGCCTTATAGCAAAGTTTTTTCCACACAAAACTGGGGATGGACCGCGCTGCAATTATTGGGGGGCATAAAGCCGATAGGCGAGTTTCACTATACAACGATCGGCATTCAGGTGCTTTCATCAATTCTGGAGCAAACGACCCAAATGAACATTAATGCTTTTGCCACGAAGTATTTATTTACCCCCCTGAGGATTATTCCTCCCGAAACGCTGCCGATAGATAGCAGAGAAACATATTTCAAGTTCATCAAAAACCACTATAGCAATGGTTGGGCTGCAGATCCGCAAGGAACCAACACATCCGGTTGGGGGCTCATGCTTTCTGTACATGATCTTTTGAAAATAGGTCAGTTATATCTCCAAAACGGACAATGGGAAGGCAAATCCATCGTGTCTTCTCAATGGGTAGAAGAAAGCACGACCACACACAGCTTCTGGGAAAACAAACCATACGGCTATCTATGGTGGATATTGGACGATGAGACCTTTGCCGCCATTGGCGACGGTGGCAATATTATTTACGTCAACCGCTCGAAAAATTTAGTCATCGGCATTGTTTCTCACTTCGTGCCCAGATCTAAAGATCGAATTGATTTTATTGAAAACCACCTGATTCCTGTTTACAATCTGTAA
- a CDS encoding DUF7149 domain-containing protein: MILKELKPRKALNKAFLKVKPNRTEIEGFKTNLITLLDRTNDTESEEFHKNLVSDFLKKTYYDPNHFINTKGRNDLVIHNGQNANSTVGVILEAKKPTNKAEMITTQKLNAKAFQELVLYYLRERITHKNLEVKHLVATNINEWFIFDATLFDRLFAQNKNLVKQFNDFEGGRLADTKTDFFYKQIAEPFIDTITSEIEFTYFNIQDFQKPLRNTDKADDNSLIALFKLLSPEHLLKLPFTNDSNSLDKRFYSELLHIIGLTETKEGSKKLIQRNKDGERHTGTILEDAIIQLDSLDKLSRLEKPNQFGNTQQERLFNVALELSITWINRILFLKLLEAQLITYHKGDKSYSFLNLDKIKNYDDLNSLFFQVLARKYDERNEDVKKAFEKVPYLNSSLFEPTDIEQVTLFISNLKDDKTIPIFSQTVLKDQQGKKRTGNISTLQYLFEFLDAYDFGAEGGEEIQEDNKTLINASVLGLIFEKINGYKDGSFFTPGFITMYMCRETIRKAVVQKFNETKKWNCTTLEELYDKIEDRKEANQIVNSIKICDPAVGSGHFLVSALNEIIAVKNDLKILQDRDGKRLKEYQVEVVNDELIVTDEEGELFEYNPGSTGSPTNRESQRVQETLFHEKQTIIENCLFGVDINSNSVKICRLRLWIELLKNAYYKNATELETLPNIDINIKCGNSLVSRFAIDADLAHGLNRGLKSKWNIDTYKIAVSTYRNAESKEQKREMERLIADIKSDFRSEISRNDPKVKKLNKLEGELVKLTTQQSLFEMSKKEKADWNKKVQQISAEIKKLETEIEEIKANKIFENAFEWRFEFPEVLNDEGDFVGFDVVIGNPPYGVKPNEIGKEYFNSLYSATDDIYTLFIELGLKIISENSNISFINPITWLTGSKYKNTRNLFTGKNSLVKAINLPYDIFADAYVDTGIYFFQKKTIEQSSVYEFNPKDKIQIQDLLNIEFKALDRKVWTAKPDLKINLNESDNSIFSKLDSIQSKLSDFSETARGILADKSNYKSEFENGLKKVFTGNLNRYVIDETFSFIQYDDSLKEKPKSYSFFTGERILVRRIISRQFRMMATYTNEEFVCKKDIYIIKLNDENISYKYVLALLNSKLLSFYKTKNSGSAKKDDFTQITLGDIRQLPIPKIETSKQQKFIKLVDEILTAKEKNKDTTIAENELDQLVYQLYELTEEEIKIVEGNG, encoded by the coding sequence ATGATTTTAAAAGAATTGAAACCAAGAAAGGCACTAAACAAAGCCTTTTTAAAAGTAAAACCGAACAGGACTGAAATTGAAGGTTTCAAGACCAATCTTATTACTTTACTCGACAGAACAAATGACACAGAAAGTGAAGAGTTTCATAAGAACTTGGTTTCCGACTTTCTAAAGAAAACCTATTACGACCCAAACCATTTCATAAATACCAAAGGTCGAAACGACCTTGTTATTCATAACGGACAAAATGCAAACTCGACAGTTGGAGTAATTCTCGAAGCGAAAAAACCGACAAACAAAGCCGAGATGATTACAACCCAAAAACTGAATGCAAAAGCATTTCAGGAATTGGTTTTGTATTACTTACGTGAGAGAATTACACATAAAAATCTTGAAGTAAAACATTTGGTGGCGACCAACATTAACGAATGGTTCATTTTTGACGCTACCCTATTCGACAGACTTTTTGCCCAAAACAAAAATCTTGTCAAACAATTCAACGATTTTGAAGGTGGTCGTTTGGCAGACACCAAAACAGATTTTTTCTACAAACAAATTGCCGAGCCGTTTATTGACACCATCACTTCTGAAATTGAATTTACATACTTCAACATTCAGGACTTTCAAAAACCGTTACGAAATACCGACAAAGCAGACGATAATTCGCTGATTGCTTTATTCAAATTGCTTTCGCCAGAGCATCTTTTAAAACTTCCTTTCACCAACGACAGCAACAGCCTTGACAAACGCTTTTACAGCGAGTTGTTGCACATCATCGGCTTGACCGAAACCAAAGAAGGAAGTAAAAAGTTGATTCAACGAAACAAAGATGGCGAACGACACACAGGAACAATTCTTGAAGATGCCATCATTCAGCTTGACAGCTTAGATAAATTGAGCCGATTGGAAAAACCAAACCAATTCGGCAACACACAACAGGAACGACTTTTTAATGTTGCTCTTGAACTTTCCATCACTTGGATAAACCGCATTTTGTTTTTGAAGTTGTTGGAAGCACAACTCATCACCTATCACAAAGGCGACAAATCGTATTCGTTTCTCAATCTTGATAAAATAAAGAACTATGACGACCTGAACAGCTTGTTTTTTCAAGTGTTGGCACGCAAGTATGACGAGCGAAACGAAGATGTAAAAAAGGCATTTGAAAAAGTCCCTTATCTCAATTCTTCGCTTTTCGAGCCGACAGACATTGAGCAGGTTACTTTGTTTATCAGCAATCTGAAAGACGATAAAACCATTCCGATTTTTTCGCAAACCGTACTGAAAGACCAGCAAGGCAAAAAACGGACAGGCAATATTTCCACGCTTCAATATTTGTTTGAGTTTTTAGATGCTTACGACTTTGGAGCAGAAGGCGGAGAAGAAATTCAGGAAGATAACAAAACGCTTATCAATGCTTCGGTTCTCGGATTGATATTCGAGAAAATAAACGGCTACAAAGACGGTTCGTTTTTCACGCCCGGTTTCATCACCATGTATATGTGTCGCGAAACCATTCGCAAAGCGGTTGTACAGAAATTCAACGAAACCAAAAAATGGAATTGCACAACACTTGAAGAACTATACGACAAAATTGAAGACCGAAAAGAAGCCAACCAAATTGTAAACAGCATCAAAATTTGCGACCCTGCCGTAGGTTCAGGTCACTTTTTAGTTTCGGCACTCAATGAAATAATTGCCGTTAAAAACGACTTGAAAATTCTGCAAGACCGAGACGGAAAACGCCTGAAAGAATATCAGGTGGAAGTGGTGAATGATGAATTAATTGTTACAGACGAAGAAGGCGAACTTTTTGAATACAACCCCGGTTCGACAGGCTCACCGACCAATAGAGAATCACAGCGAGTACAAGAAACGCTTTTCCACGAAAAGCAAACCATTATTGAAAACTGCCTTTTCGGTGTGGACATTAATTCCAATTCGGTAAAAATTTGCCGTTTGCGTTTATGGATTGAGCTTTTGAAAAATGCTTATTACAAGAACGCCACAGAATTAGAAACGCTTCCGAATATTGACATCAACATCAAATGCGGTAACTCTTTGGTGAGCCGTTTTGCCATTGATGCCGACTTAGCCCATGGTTTAAACCGTGGGCTAAAAAGCAAATGGAATATTGATACCTATAAAATTGCGGTATCCACATACCGTAACGCTGAAAGCAAGGAACAGAAAAGGGAAATGGAACGGCTGATTGCCGACATTAAATCGGATTTCAGAAGTGAAATAAGCAGAAACGACCCAAAAGTGAAAAAGCTTAACAAACTAGAGGGTGAACTGGTGAAACTCACTACACAGCAAAGCCTTTTTGAAATGAGCAAAAAGGAAAAAGCCGATTGGAACAAGAAAGTACAGCAGATCAGCGCAGAAATCAAGAAGCTCGAAACCGAAATTGAAGAAATAAAAGCCAACAAGATTTTTGAAAACGCTTTTGAATGGCGTTTTGAATTTCCTGAAGTGCTGAATGATGAAGGCGATTTTGTGGGCTTTGATGTGGTGATTGGTAATCCGCCATATGGTGTTAAACCAAATGAAATAGGCAAAGAATACTTTAACTCTTTGTATTCTGCAACTGACGATATTTATACATTGTTCATTGAACTTGGGCTTAAAATTATCAGTGAAAATTCAAACATCAGTTTTATAAACCCAATTACTTGGCTTACGGGTTCTAAGTATAAAAACACAAGAAATCTGTTTACTGGCAAAAACTCTTTGGTTAAGGCAATAAATCTTCCTTACGATATTTTTGCTGATGCATATGTAGATACAGGAATTTACTTTTTCCAAAAAAAGACAATTGAGCAATCTTCTGTTTATGAATTTAATCCTAAGGATAAAATACAAATTCAAGATTTGCTGAACATAGAGTTCAAAGCTCTCGACAGAAAAGTTTGGACAGCAAAACCTGACTTAAAAATTAATCTAAATGAGTCTGACAACTCTATTTTCTCCAAACTTGATTCAATTCAATCTAAACTCTCTGATTTTTCTGAAACAGCAAGGGGGATTTTAGCTGACAAGTCTAACTATAAAAGTGAATTTGAGAATGGTTTGAAAAAGGTTTTTACTGGCAACTTAAATAGATATGTTATTGATGAAACTTTTAGTTTTATTCAGTATGACGATAGCTTAAAAGAGAAACCAAAGAGCTATAGTTTTTTTACTGGTGAAAGAATCTTAGTCAGAAGGATAATTAGTCGTCAATTCAGAATGATGGCAACTTATACGAATGAAGAGTTTGTTTGTAAAAAGGACATTTACATCATCAAATTGAATGATGAAAACATAAGCTATAAATATGTATTGGCGTTGCTCAATTCAAAATTGCTTTCATTCTATAAAACTAAAAATTCAGGTTCGGCAAAAAAAGATGATTTTACACAAATTACTTTGGGCGATATAAGGCAGCTTCCAATTCCCAAAATTGAAACTTCCAAACAACAGAAATTTATCAAATTAGTTGACGAGATTCTGACCGCAAAAGAAAAGAACAAAGACACTACAATAGCCGAGAATGAGCTAGACCAATTGGTTTATCAGCTTTACGAGTTGACGGAAGAAGAAATAAAAATTGTGGAGGGAAATGGATAA
- the tnpA gene encoding IS200/IS605 family transposase yields the protein MPHSYNKIWIHAIWATKARIPLVHQNIEQNVYQFISNQLREQGCPVRIINGMPDHIHCLFLLNPQKSIAEVIKQIKGSSSHFINQNNLIPEKFAWQTGYAAYSVSESGIEKVFQYIKCQKMHHRKKSFQEEYDAFIKLYGLNEH from the coding sequence ATGCCACATTCATACAACAAAATATGGATACACGCCATTTGGGCAACGAAAGCAAGAATACCATTGGTACATCAAAACATTGAACAAAACGTTTATCAATTTATTTCAAATCAATTGCGGGAACAAGGTTGCCCGGTAAGAATCATCAATGGTATGCCCGACCACATTCATTGTTTGTTTTTATTAAATCCTCAAAAATCAATTGCGGAAGTTATCAAGCAAATTAAAGGCAGCAGCTCTCATTTTATCAACCAAAATAACTTAATACCAGAGAAATTTGCGTGGCAAACGGGATATGCCGCCTATTCGGTTTCTGAATCTGGAATTGAGAAGGTTTTTCAATACATCAAGTGTCAAAAAATGCACCACCGCAAAAAGTCATTTCAGGAAGAGTACGATGCGTTTATTAAACTTTACGGATTAAATGAGCATTGA